The following proteins are co-located in the Microvirga ossetica genome:
- a CDS encoding acetate/propionate family kinase, translated as MTPVLIVLNAGSSSLKFQVFDMPDGEEPQLVWRGLYEGLGGDARFTVKDASGSILDESSWGQGEEIGHEESLMHLIAWLREHQEGRKLVAIGHRVVHGGATYSGPVLVDETVLQALEALVPLAPLHQPHNLEPIRIVRRRLPGMPQVACFDTAFHQTQSDIATLFALPREMRDRGVRRYGFHGLSYDYIASILKDYDPRLAEGRVIVAHLGNGASLCALRNGRSIATTMGFSALDGLPMGTRCGAVDAGVIFFMLREMKLSPEAAERMLYTKSGLLGVSGLSNDMRVLRTNAATNPDAKRAIELFIYRITREIGSLVAALGGIDGLVFTAGIGENDAATRAEVVDGLAWAGLTLDESANGTAGPRISSGSGSSVWVVPTNEELVIARQTRSVLGDTQARLAS; from the coding sequence ATGACACCGGTCCTGATCGTCCTCAACGCGGGGTCATCGAGCCTCAAGTTCCAGGTCTTCGACATGCCGGATGGGGAGGAACCTCAGCTTGTCTGGAGAGGTCTATACGAGGGTCTGGGCGGCGATGCGCGTTTCACCGTCAAGGATGCGAGCGGAAGCATTCTGGACGAGAGCTCCTGGGGCCAGGGCGAGGAGATCGGGCATGAGGAATCGCTGATGCATCTCATCGCGTGGTTGCGCGAGCATCAGGAAGGGCGCAAGCTCGTCGCCATCGGACACAGGGTCGTCCACGGTGGCGCGACCTATTCCGGCCCGGTGCTGGTCGACGAAACCGTCCTCCAGGCGCTTGAGGCGCTGGTGCCGCTCGCGCCTTTGCATCAGCCCCATAACCTGGAGCCGATCCGGATTGTGCGACGCCGCCTTCCGGGGATGCCGCAGGTTGCCTGTTTCGATACTGCCTTCCATCAAACCCAATCGGACATCGCGACTTTGTTCGCCCTGCCGCGCGAAATGCGCGATCGCGGCGTTCGGCGTTACGGCTTCCACGGGCTGTCCTACGACTACATCGCGTCCATCCTGAAAGACTACGATCCCCGTCTCGCCGAGGGCCGGGTGATCGTCGCGCATCTCGGAAACGGCGCGAGCCTGTGCGCTCTTCGAAACGGCAGGAGCATTGCGACAACCATGGGCTTCTCCGCTCTCGACGGCCTCCCGATGGGAACGCGCTGCGGCGCCGTCGACGCCGGCGTCATCTTCTTCATGTTGCGGGAGATGAAGCTCAGTCCGGAGGCAGCCGAACGCATGCTCTACACCAAGTCCGGGCTTCTTGGCGTCTCCGGCCTGTCGAATGACATGCGGGTCTTGAGGACCAATGCGGCAACGAACCCGGATGCCAAGCGCGCCATCGAGCTGTTCATCTATCGCATCACGCGCGAAATCGGATCGCTGGTCGCGGCCTTGGGCGGCATCGACGGTCTCGTCTTCACGGCCGGGATCGGAGAGAACGACGCGGCGACACGCGCCGAGGTGGTCGACGGCCTCGCATGGGCCGGCCTTACCCTCGATGAATCTGCCAACGGCACCGCCGGCCCGCGGATTTCCTCGGGATCCGGCTCGTCGGTGTGGGTCGTTCCAACAAACGAGGAACTGGTGATCGCACGGCAGACGCGCAGCGTTCTGGGCGACACCCAGGCTCGGCTTGCATCCTGA
- a CDS encoding DUF3141 domain-containing protein produces MQKIGSGTERSQDGAQARLVQVTRAQAKLAEVYRERCTNAGQRYLDAAKAAGELLADRPIRSASPLDLWRDAGNYWLDFTQRSILFWDTLRQRGNNWLEHEKAGKPPLLDFEWEMIADARTFEKPANYALVQITPPDGVETDPERRPFVIIDPRAGHGPGIGGFKQDSQVGVALKAGHPVYFVIFFPEPVPGQTLADVSRAEAEFLRIVGERHPKTRKPVVVGNCQGGWASMLVGALEPDLVGPIVINGAPMSYWAGNDSENPMRYAGGTLGGVWPALLASDLGAGTFDGAHLVENFESLNPANTYFDKYYNLFSKIDTEPERFLEFERWWGGFFLMGRQEIKWIVENLFVGNNLADGDAEWSEGRAFDLRAIQTPIIVFASLGDNITPPQQAFNWVADIYPTTEALKANGQVIVGLMHQSVGHLGIFVSGAVAKREHTQIVDLIEYIEHLPPGLYGMQVEEQKTNEGVRYDVMLTERRVEDLQVLQKYGRKDEMPFRAVEATSETLASAYETFVHPALAAMVTPAGSAVRRAMHPQRAQRWAVSDLNPFLWPLKGMADMVRANRTPRDNDGPMAAMEHWTAAMTSASLDLYRDLRDATAENTFFRTYGPASIGMVAQDKDTVAAEPVDARNAPLVKEALSHIEDGDPTQAIVRTALLLMKAGTGRRRLSAMKRARELVGKDIGLVDMTAEAARGIIREQSYIVDFEPVKALMALPKLLRTSEDRRRLLELLDRLEGQIEANAKQVTLLGEIRRLLSGDGTDDNSKSRPITATRPENPTGRPKAMARPGTARRSGDTRRTRASS; encoded by the coding sequence ATGCAAAAGATCGGGTCTGGAACTGAGCGAAGCCAAGATGGGGCTCAAGCGAGACTCGTGCAGGTCACTCGTGCGCAAGCAAAGTTGGCCGAGGTCTATCGGGAGCGGTGCACAAACGCGGGGCAGCGTTACCTCGATGCGGCGAAGGCCGCGGGTGAATTGTTGGCCGACAGGCCGATCCGCTCGGCTTCGCCGCTGGACCTGTGGCGGGACGCCGGCAACTACTGGCTCGACTTCACGCAACGCTCCATCCTGTTCTGGGACACCCTGCGCCAGCGCGGCAACAACTGGCTCGAACATGAGAAGGCCGGAAAGCCGCCGCTCCTGGATTTCGAGTGGGAAATGATTGCCGATGCCCGCACGTTCGAGAAGCCCGCGAACTATGCCCTCGTCCAGATCACGCCGCCGGATGGCGTCGAGACGGACCCGGAGCGCCGGCCCTTCGTCATCATCGATCCGCGGGCCGGCCATGGGCCCGGCATCGGCGGGTTCAAGCAGGACTCGCAGGTCGGGGTGGCGCTCAAGGCAGGGCACCCAGTCTACTTCGTGATCTTTTTTCCCGAACCGGTGCCTGGGCAGACCCTCGCGGATGTCTCGCGCGCCGAGGCGGAATTCCTCCGCATTGTCGGCGAGCGCCATCCGAAGACGCGCAAGCCGGTCGTGGTCGGCAACTGCCAGGGCGGTTGGGCCTCCATGCTCGTCGGCGCGCTCGAACCGGACCTCGTCGGTCCCATCGTGATCAATGGGGCGCCGATGTCCTACTGGGCCGGCAACGATAGCGAGAATCCGATGCGTTATGCGGGCGGCACGCTCGGCGGCGTCTGGCCCGCGCTCCTGGCCAGCGATCTCGGCGCCGGCACGTTCGACGGCGCCCACCTGGTCGAAAACTTCGAGTCTCTCAATCCCGCCAACACCTACTTCGACAAGTACTACAACCTCTTCTCGAAGATCGACACCGAGCCGGAGCGCTTCCTCGAATTCGAGCGCTGGTGGGGCGGCTTCTTCCTGATGGGCCGGCAGGAGATCAAATGGATCGTCGAGAACCTGTTCGTCGGCAACAACCTCGCGGACGGCGACGCTGAATGGTCCGAGGGGCGCGCCTTCGACCTGCGGGCAATCCAAACGCCGATCATCGTGTTCGCGTCTCTCGGCGACAACATCACGCCGCCGCAGCAGGCCTTCAACTGGGTGGCCGATATCTATCCGACCACCGAAGCCCTCAAGGCGAACGGACAGGTCATCGTCGGCCTGATGCACCAAAGCGTCGGCCATCTCGGCATCTTCGTCTCGGGTGCTGTCGCCAAGCGCGAGCATACCCAGATCGTCGACCTGATCGAGTACATCGAGCATCTGCCGCCAGGTCTCTACGGCATGCAGGTCGAGGAGCAGAAGACGAATGAGGGTGTGCGCTACGACGTCATGCTGACCGAGCGCCGGGTCGAGGACCTTCAGGTTCTGCAGAAGTACGGCCGCAAGGACGAGATGCCGTTCCGGGCGGTCGAAGCGACCTCCGAGACTCTCGCCTCCGCCTACGAAACTTTCGTCCATCCCGCCCTCGCGGCGATGGTGACACCCGCCGGTTCGGCCGTGAGGCGTGCGATGCATCCACAGAGGGCGCAGCGCTGGGCGGTGTCGGATCTCAACCCCTTCCTGTGGCCGCTCAAGGGCATGGCCGATATGGTGCGGGCGAACCGCACGCCGCGCGACAACGATGGTCCGATGGCGGCGATGGAGCACTGGACGGCCGCCATGACCTCCGCGTCGTTGGATCTCTATCGCGACCTGCGCGATGCGACAGCGGAGAACACCTTCTTCCGCACCTACGGCCCGGCCAGCATCGGCATGGTCGCGCAGGACAAGGACACCGTCGCGGCGGAACCAGTGGACGCGCGGAATGCTCCTCTGGTCAAGGAAGCGCTGTCGCATATCGAGGACGGCGACCCGACGCAAGCCATCGTTCGTACAGCGCTCCTGCTGATGAAGGCCGGTACCGGGCGGCGGCGACTCTCGGCCATGAAACGGGCACGCGAGCTTGTCGGCAAGGATATCGGCCTTGTCGATATGACGGCGGAGGCTGCCCGCGGGATCATCCGAGAGCAGTCCTACATCGTCGATTTCGAGCCGGTGAAGGCGCTCATGGCGCTGCCGAAGCTGCTGCGGACATCCGAGGACCGGCGCAGGCTGCTCGAGCTGCTCGACCGCCTGGAGGGCCAGATCGAGGCCAATGCCAAGCAGGTCACGCTGCTGGGCGAGATCCGGCGCCTCCTCTCCGGGGACGGGACCGATGACAACTCGAAGAGCAGGCCAATCACGGCGACGCGGCCCGAGAACCCCACGGGCCGGCCCAAGGCGATGGCGAGGCCGGGCACCGCCCGTCGATCCGGTGACACCCGACGCACGAGGGCAAGTTCATGA
- the fabI gene encoding enoyl-ACP reductase FabI — MNDQPSELPKAAIQSKILHGKRALVIGIANEHSIAYGCARVFRQLGADLAVTYLNEKARPHVEPLAKELGASIFAPCDVGRNGELEAVFQQIRETWGSLDIALHSIAFAPKEDLQGRLLDSSSEGFKVAMDISCHSFIRMARLAEPLMTEGGTLLAMSYHGANKVVPNYNLMGPVKAALESAVRYLAYELGDKHIRVHAVSPGPLKTRAASGLKDFDVLLTEAIERSPIGELVDIDDVGLTAAFLTTPFARRLTGTTTYVDGGLSIMA, encoded by the coding sequence ATGAACGATCAGCCCTCAGAACTCCCCAAAGCAGCCATCCAATCGAAGATTCTGCACGGCAAGCGGGCCCTCGTCATCGGCATCGCCAATGAGCACTCGATCGCCTATGGCTGCGCCCGGGTCTTCCGTCAGCTCGGGGCGGACCTTGCCGTGACCTACCTGAACGAGAAGGCCCGGCCCCATGTCGAACCGCTTGCCAAGGAGCTCGGGGCATCGATCTTCGCCCCCTGCGATGTCGGCCGGAACGGCGAGCTTGAAGCGGTCTTTCAGCAGATCCGCGAGACCTGGGGCAGCCTCGACATCGCGCTCCATTCCATCGCGTTCGCGCCGAAGGAGGACCTGCAGGGGCGTCTCCTCGACAGTTCGAGCGAGGGGTTCAAGGTGGCGATGGATATCTCCTGCCACTCGTTCATCCGCATGGCGCGCCTCGCCGAACCCTTGATGACCGAGGGCGGGACCCTGCTCGCCATGAGCTATCACGGCGCCAACAAGGTCGTCCCGAACTACAACCTCATGGGTCCGGTGAAAGCGGCATTGGAAAGCGCCGTTCGTTACCTCGCCTATGAACTGGGCGACAAACACATAAGAGTGCACGCCGTGTCGCCCGGTCCGTTGAAAACCCGGGCGGCTTCCGGCTTGAAGGACTTCGATGTCCTTCTCACCGAGGCCATCGAGCGATCGCCCATCGGCGAACTGGTCGACATCGACGACGTGGGGCTCACGGCCGCCTTTCTGACGACCCCGTTCGCCCGGCGCCTCACTGGGACGACAACCTATGTCGATGGCGGGCTCAGCATCATGGCCTGA
- a CDS encoding HlyD family secretion protein, producing MLELLFCSMLTIFPDYLYRRFAQGKRIGKEITLFSVWFELRWGIIACLMLTIGLITVIFYNHPSTTNATAFFRTVPILPETNGRVAEVYVGLTGEVKQGSPIFRLDSSAQEAAAESAKRKIAETDAALIVARTDVLAAEAKIQEARSAHQQAVDELATKQEIYRRNPGAVAVRDIEKLEVAVQGRQSTIDGATAAKQTVEAQISTLLPAQKASAQAALAQAEVDLAKTVIRAGVSGRVEQFTLRVGDIVNPFMRPAGVLIPEGAGRGRLQAGFGQIEAQIMKVGMVAEATCASKPWTVIPMVVTDVQDFIAAGQLRSGEQLIEAQQVVRPGTMLVYLEPLYEGGFDGVTPGSSCIANAYTSNHDLIESGNVGTVKGFVLHAVDAVGLVHAMILRIQALVFPIQTLVLGGH from the coding sequence ATGCTTGAGCTTCTTTTCTGCTCCATGCTGACGATCTTTCCTGATTATCTCTATCGCCGTTTTGCTCAAGGCAAGCGCATCGGTAAGGAAATCACGCTCTTTTCAGTCTGGTTCGAATTGAGGTGGGGCATCATCGCCTGCCTGATGCTCACCATCGGGCTGATCACCGTGATCTTCTACAATCATCCCTCGACGACCAACGCGACCGCCTTTTTCCGCACCGTTCCGATCCTGCCGGAGACGAACGGGCGCGTCGCCGAGGTCTATGTCGGCCTCACTGGCGAGGTCAAACAGGGCTCGCCGATCTTCCGGCTCGACAGCTCGGCCCAGGAGGCGGCCGCGGAGTCCGCCAAGCGCAAGATCGCCGAGACCGATGCAGCTCTGATCGTCGCGCGGACCGATGTCCTTGCCGCTGAGGCCAAGATCCAGGAGGCCAGGAGCGCCCATCAGCAGGCAGTGGACGAACTGGCGACCAAGCAGGAGATCTACCGTCGCAACCCGGGCGCCGTCGCCGTCAGGGATATCGAAAAACTCGAGGTTGCCGTGCAAGGGCGCCAGAGCACGATCGATGGCGCTACGGCCGCCAAGCAGACAGTCGAGGCACAGATCTCCACGCTCCTGCCGGCCCAGAAGGCGAGCGCCCAGGCCGCCCTGGCTCAGGCCGAGGTGGATCTGGCAAAGACCGTCATTCGCGCCGGCGTGAGCGGACGGGTGGAGCAGTTCACGTTGCGGGTGGGCGACATCGTCAACCCGTTCATGCGTCCCGCCGGGGTCTTGATTCCCGAGGGTGCCGGGCGGGGACGCCTGCAGGCCGGCTTCGGGCAGATCGAGGCGCAGATCATGAAGGTCGGCATGGTGGCCGAAGCCACCTGTGCCTCAAAGCCCTGGACGGTGATCCCGATGGTGGTGACCGATGTGCAGGACTTCATCGCCGCGGGCCAGCTCCGCAGCGGTGAGCAACTGATCGAGGCGCAGCAGGTCGTGCGGCCTGGCACGATGCTGGTCTATCTCGAGCCTCTCTACGAGGGCGGATTCGACGGCGTGACGCCTGGCAGCAGCTGCATTGCCAATGCCTATACCAGCAACCACGATCTGATTGAGTCCGGCAATGTCGGCACCGTCAAAGGCTTCGTTCTCCATGCGGTGGATGCGGTCGGACTCGTGCATGCCATGATCCTGCGGATCCAGGCGCTGGTATTCCCCATCCAGACCCTCGTGCTCGGCGGGCATTGA
- a CDS encoding phasin family protein — MTTLSKRSTTSDTMRSAGEFALPRDTSQALAKAAETWFAASAECQREMMGFMSMRLEKDGETAREMLDCKNPADATAIQSRWIEETFRDYNSEMTKLMTICTKSVSGGGRAGG, encoded by the coding sequence ATGACCACTCTATCAAAGAGGTCGACGACGTCGGATACGATGCGCAGCGCCGGTGAATTCGCCTTGCCGAGGGACACCAGTCAGGCTCTGGCGAAGGCTGCGGAAACATGGTTTGCGGCAAGCGCCGAATGCCAGCGCGAGATGATGGGCTTCATGTCGATGCGGCTTGAGAAGGACGGTGAGACCGCCCGCGAAATGCTGGATTGCAAGAATCCTGCAGACGCGACGGCAATCCAGTCACGCTGGATCGAGGAGACCTTCCGTGACTACAATTCCGAAATGACCAAGCTGATGACCATCTGCACCAAGTCCGTAAGCGGCGGCGGCCGCGCTGGAGGATGA
- a CDS encoding SH3 domain-containing protein — MRKVLAIAFVPMIAALPALAEPGVTTTSVNFRSGPGTNFSSIRTLPTGADVDIGECDESGNWCAITVESQSGFVSGRYLQKSQEPDGWPRAYETGKGRMILYQPQFTEWTDFKTIEALVAAQFVKAPDANPVFGVIGLKGKTSFDEDAGEIEIADITVTELNFSGLGREDLAALAVETGKLLPTGPVTVTEARVTASLAEQKRMTDVVGLKADPPQIIVSTTPAILLQTDGGAAYAPVKGRAGLSFVVNTNWDLFRIDEGGALYLRNDTHWLTAGAIGGPWTAVTELPPLLRDLPDDSWANARAAVPPEPYQDGKVPRIIVTDTPGEMILFEGEPALQDISKTSLRWASNTESDVFFDKAGRQWYVLLSGRWFRAPKLDGPWTFATPDLPADFRNLPEDAPYYAVRSSVPGTSESAEARLKASIPTTARVEVGSITPSVAYAGEPQFAPVETTDLSYATNTTDSVIRVGELYFLLQDGVWFVANSPDGPWQLAREVPDAIYAIPPSSPVYNVTYVRVYDTEPDAVWYGYTMGYLSGFLSWGTYVYGTGWSYPPYWYNWPGYAYPIYYPRPVTWGIGAYYNPVRGMYGRYGYGYGPYRGIAGVRAWNPRTGTYGRAGAAWGLRGSAGFVGAYNPRTDGAGYIAGGRNVYGAWKSAGVKRGSEWARVTARDTAAGGSAVRWNSSDGQGFIREGRRGDLYAGRDGNVYRNTGDGWQRFDGGWQDVSRPEPKDLLQRGEGREGLSPEARDRLQERGGGEALRGLAGAGAAGAALGQRLGTGGESARRDRIDGGSRERAQERIDQRPTPQQRPSTSSRAAGQDRPAAGQRQTAQQRPAAKPRPTASQRPAAQRPNLSQPLPSNLMRDVQARNVGHQRQIASQQFSRPSSAQFSRSTPSFAPRGGFGGGGFGGGRGGGRGGGRR, encoded by the coding sequence ATGCGCAAGGTCCTCGCGATCGCGTTCGTTCCGATGATCGCAGCCCTGCCGGCGCTGGCCGAGCCAGGAGTGACGACGACCAGCGTCAACTTCCGCTCGGGACCCGGGACAAATTTCTCGTCCATCCGGACGCTCCCGACAGGAGCGGATGTCGACATCGGCGAGTGTGACGAGTCGGGCAACTGGTGTGCCATAACGGTCGAGAGCCAAAGCGGCTTCGTGAGCGGCCGTTATCTGCAGAAGAGTCAGGAGCCTGACGGATGGCCGCGCGCCTACGAAACCGGCAAGGGGCGCATGATCCTCTATCAGCCGCAATTCACGGAGTGGACTGACTTTAAAACCATCGAGGCCCTGGTGGCAGCCCAATTCGTGAAGGCACCGGATGCCAACCCGGTCTTCGGCGTGATCGGCCTGAAGGGTAAGACGTCCTTCGACGAGGATGCCGGGGAGATCGAGATCGCGGACATAACGGTCACGGAGTTGAACTTCTCCGGCCTCGGCCGCGAGGACTTGGCGGCACTTGCGGTGGAGACCGGCAAGCTCCTGCCGACCGGCCCGGTCACGGTGACGGAGGCCCGCGTAACGGCGAGCCTCGCCGAGCAGAAGCGTATGACGGACGTCGTCGGACTCAAGGCCGACCCGCCGCAGATTATTGTTTCGACGACACCGGCAATTCTGCTCCAGACCGACGGAGGCGCCGCCTATGCACCCGTGAAGGGCAGGGCGGGTCTTTCCTTCGTAGTCAACACGAACTGGGATCTTTTTCGCATCGACGAGGGCGGTGCTCTTTATCTGCGGAACGACACGCATTGGCTGACTGCCGGCGCGATCGGCGGTCCGTGGACCGCCGTCACCGAGCTTCCCCCGCTGCTGCGGGACCTGCCTGACGACAGCTGGGCCAATGCCCGTGCCGCTGTGCCGCCGGAGCCGTACCAGGATGGCAAAGTGCCCAGGATCATTGTCACGGACACCCCCGGCGAGATGATCCTTTTCGAAGGTGAACCCGCGCTTCAGGATATTTCCAAGACATCGCTTCGGTGGGCCTCGAATACGGAGTCCGACGTGTTCTTCGATAAAGCCGGGAGGCAGTGGTACGTGCTCCTGTCTGGCCGATGGTTCCGCGCTCCGAAGCTGGACGGACCATGGACCTTCGCCACGCCCGATCTTCCCGCCGATTTCCGGAATCTCCCCGAAGATGCTCCTTACTACGCCGTTCGGTCGTCCGTACCCGGCACATCAGAAAGCGCGGAGGCACGTCTCAAGGCCAGCATTCCCACCACTGCCCGGGTCGAAGTGGGATCGATCACGCCGAGCGTCGCCTATGCAGGCGAGCCGCAATTTGCACCGGTCGAGACGACCGATCTCTCCTACGCGACGAACACGACCGACAGCGTGATCCGCGTCGGCGAACTTTACTTCCTTCTCCAGGACGGCGTCTGGTTCGTGGCGAACAGCCCGGACGGCCCATGGCAGCTCGCCCGCGAAGTACCCGACGCGATCTACGCGATACCGCCGTCGTCGCCGGTCTACAACGTCACCTACGTTCGTGTGTATGACACTGAGCCCGATGCGGTCTGGTACGGCTACACCATGGGCTATCTGTCCGGCTTTCTGTCCTGGGGTACTTACGTCTACGGCACTGGCTGGTCCTACCCGCCGTACTGGTACAATTGGCCGGGATATGCCTACCCGATCTACTATCCACGGCCGGTCACCTGGGGCATCGGAGCTTACTACAACCCGGTCCGAGGTATGTATGGCCGCTACGGCTATGGCTACGGTCCTTATCGCGGCATCGCCGGGGTGCGGGCATGGAATCCGCGCACGGGCACCTATGGCCGCGCGGGCGCAGCCTGGGGCCTGCGCGGGTCGGCCGGATTCGTCGGAGCCTATAACCCACGCACCGACGGCGCCGGATACATTGCCGGTGGCCGCAACGTATACGGCGCCTGGAAGTCGGCCGGCGTCAAACGCGGGTCGGAGTGGGCACGGGTGACGGCTCGAGACACCGCAGCTGGCGGTTCGGCGGTGCGTTGGAACAGCTCCGACGGGCAGGGCTTTATTCGCGAGGGGCGGCGCGGCGATCTCTACGCCGGGCGCGACGGCAACGTCTACCGCAACACCGGCGACGGATGGCAGCGCTTCGACGGGGGGTGGCAGGACGTATCACGGCCGGAACCAAAGGATCTTCTCCAACGCGGCGAGGGGCGCGAGGGCCTCTCGCCTGAGGCCCGTGACAGGCTGCAGGAGCGTGGGGGAGGCGAGGCTCTTCGAGGCCTCGCCGGCGCCGGTGCCGCAGGCGCCGCCCTTGGCCAGCGGCTGGGCACCGGCGGCGAATCGGCTCGCCGGGATCGCATCGACGGGGGCAGCCGAGAGCGGGCGCAGGAGCGGATCGATCAGCGCCCGACGCCTCAGCAGAGACCATCCACTTCATCTCGAGCGGCAGGACAGGATCGGCCTGCGGCAGGGCAGCGTCAGACGGCGCAGCAGCGCCCGGCAGCGAAGCCTCGTCCCACGGCGTCACAACGTCCCGCGGCGCAGCGACCGAATTTGAGCCAGCCGCTGCCATCGAACCTGATGCGGGATGTCCAGGCTCGAAATGTTGGACATCAGAGACAGATCGCGAGCCAGCAATTCTCCCGGCCATCTTCTGCTCAATTCTCGCGTTCGACACCATCCTTTGCACCGCGGGGCGGCTTCGGAGGAGGTGGTTTTGGTGGAGGTCGCGGCGGAGGCCGTGGCGGCGGCCGCCGATAG
- a CDS encoding porin: MTSVRLLLLGSVAIVSTGVQAADLPAKSVAPVEYVRICSTHGNGFFYIPGTETCLRVGGRVRAEYLYVEPIDRSQDTIGFRARGRINIDARTATAYGMLRTYIRMEMTRNTGAYGFNPTSPEINQAFVQFGGLTAGRAVSFFTDPDLPAPNFGDLKFDDPSNAEVNLFAYTYSFGNGFSATLSLEDGTQRSVNNDLAFPLFGVASTSPVFAPIASTYAGELMPDVVANLRYTGTWGGAQLSAALHQIRDVSAGVTTVGGVTAPVLNPITGLPNPTFADTDYGFAVAALGYANVPALGVGDTVWMMATYTDGAIGYLNGGQSDAISDGFIGAGTLSMPITDAFVDPFTGEFKANKAYAIAGGLNHNWTPTIQTNVFGSWMRFDAPGVAQYVVPTTVATIAAGTAGTTTGLVDFDETRVGANVIWTPVKEFLIGVEALYIRVDPRERVAVPITTAAGDPTGAFRSSGSEDTWEGRLRVQRDF; the protein is encoded by the coding sequence ATGACATCTGTTCGATTACTGTTGCTCGGATCCGTGGCGATTGTCAGCACTGGGGTTCAGGCCGCGGATCTGCCTGCGAAATCCGTAGCGCCCGTCGAGTATGTCCGTATCTGCTCCACCCATGGCAACGGCTTCTTCTACATTCCCGGCACCGAAACCTGCCTGCGCGTTGGCGGCCGTGTCCGCGCCGAGTACCTCTATGTCGAACCGATCGACCGTTCGCAGGACACGATAGGTTTCCGTGCCCGCGGCCGCATCAACATCGACGCACGGACCGCCACCGCCTACGGCATGCTGCGCACCTATATCCGCATGGAGATGACCCGTAACACGGGCGCCTACGGATTTAACCCCACGAGTCCTGAGATTAACCAGGCCTTCGTCCAGTTCGGCGGCCTGACCGCCGGTCGCGCGGTTTCGTTCTTCACGGACCCGGACCTGCCGGCCCCCAACTTCGGCGATCTGAAATTCGATGATCCTTCCAATGCCGAAGTGAACCTGTTCGCCTATACCTACTCGTTCGGCAACGGCTTCTCCGCCACCCTGTCGCTGGAAGATGGGACCCAGCGCAGCGTCAACAACGATCTCGCTTTTCCCTTGTTCGGCGTTGCATCGACGTCTCCGGTCTTTGCGCCGATCGCCTCCACCTATGCTGGGGAGCTCATGCCGGACGTGGTTGCGAACCTGCGCTACACCGGCACCTGGGGCGGAGCGCAGCTGTCCGCTGCCCTGCATCAAATTCGCGATGTATCGGCCGGCGTGACGACGGTGGGCGGTGTGACCGCCCCGGTGCTCAACCCGATCACCGGCCTGCCCAATCCGACCTTCGCGGACACGGATTACGGTTTTGCCGTTGCCGCTCTCGGCTATGCCAATGTGCCGGCTCTCGGAGTGGGCGATACCGTATGGATGATGGCAACCTATACGGATGGAGCAATCGGCTACCTCAATGGCGGACAGTCGGACGCGATCAGCGATGGCTTCATCGGTGCCGGGACATTGTCGATGCCTATCACGGATGCCTTCGTCGACCCGTTCACGGGCGAGTTCAAGGCCAACAAGGCCTATGCCATCGCCGGCGGCCTCAATCACAATTGGACGCCGACGATCCAGACGAACGTCTTCGGCTCCTGGATGCGTTTCGATGCTCCTGGAGTGGCGCAATACGTGGTGCCCACGACCGTGGCGACGATCGCTGCCGGAACGGCGGGAACGACCACGGGCCTCGTCGACTTCGACGAGACTCGCGTTGGCGCCAACGTGATCTGGACACCGGTGAAGGAGTTCCTCATCGGCGTCGAAGCGCTCTACATCAGGGTCGATCCCCGCGAGCGGGTTGCGGTCCCGATCACCACCGCCGCCGGCGATCCGACCGGCGCCTTCCGCTCGAGCGGATCGGAAGACACCTGGGAAGGCCGTCTGCGCGTCCAGCGCGATTTCTGA